AGCTTGGTCAAAAGGGTACGCTCGTTCGCCAATTTATCCGCTAACTGATGGTTTACATCTCGATGCTCTTCTTCATCAATACGCACGGCCAATAGCACATCACGTAATCGCGCATCAGCATCTAAGTTCCAGTATTTTTTAGCAATATCAGGAGCCTGGCAATTTTCAATGCGACCTTCATCTAATTCTTGCAAATAATGGGTGTAGCTCACAACAGCCTCCTCTTCAAGATAACCCACGAAGCGATGGGCTGTTTTTGATGAAACAATATACATCAACAAATATAAAACTACGAAAATAGCTTGTGCTATGAAAATAATAACCCGTTCAAACCAATTAGGTTTG
This sequence is a window from Legionella cherrii. Protein-coding genes within it:
- a CDS encoding alternative oxidase codes for the protein MSATHKPAKTISDKVAFGLVKFFRFFADTFFQKRYGNRAIVLETVAAVPGMVGAALLHLRCLRKIKNDEGWIKTLLDEAENERMHLITFMYIAKPNWFERVIIFIAQAIFVVLYLLMYIVSSKTAHRFVGYLEEEAVVSYTHYLQELDEGRIENCQAPDIAKKYWNLDADARLRDVLLAVRIDEEEHRDVNHQLADKLANERTLLTKLHSEPTDTKSSNP